The DNA segment TCATCGGAAATGTCGTCGCGCTCGAAGGCCTCAAGCGTCGCCTCGATCGTTTCGAGATCTTCTGTTGTGGCGCGTTCGGCCGCGAGCTGGACACAGGTACGGCCGAGCAATAGACGCGCCTCGACGATCTCGCTGAGCCCGAAGACGCCGAGCCCGACGAACCAGGTCGTCATCTCCTGCAGCATCTGGCTCGCCGCGGTGAGCGACGGCGCATTGACGAAGACGCCGCCATTGGGGCCGCGCTTCGAACGCACCAGCTTCTTCGCCGCGAGTATCTTGAGCGCCTCGCGCACCGTTGGTTGCGAGACGCCGAAGCGTTGCGCGATCTCGGCTTCGGAAGGCAGCCGCGCCTCGACGCTGAGGGTACCCTGCACGATCTCCTGCTGCAGTGATGTCGCGATCTGATGTGCCAGGCTCTTGGTCGCCTGGACTGCCTGCTTGGCGTCCTCCATGCCCTTATGCTCTCCCTCGTTGGCCGCTTCTTATTATTTCAATATTACAATATCTAAATTGTTGACCGCCTGATCCAAAAATGCAAGCCTTCGATCCAACAGGGCTGCGCTTTCGACCCGCGACGCAAGCCACCATAAGAACTTCAGTGGGAACATGGGAGATAATTTCCGATGAAGCTGACCAGGCGTGAATTCGCCGTCGGTATGACGACGGCTATTGCCTCGATGACCCTGCCGCGGCTTGCCGCAGCGCAATCGCCACTGGTCGTTCCGACCTATGGCGGGCTATGGGCCAAGTTCTGGGAAGAGAAGCTCTTGCCCGGCCTCACGACCGCTACTGGCATCCAGCCGCAACTCGACGTCGGGCTCGGCAAGGATTTCGTCGCCAAGATCCGCGCCGGTGGCGGCCGTTCGCCCTACAGCATCTTCATGGGCAACGAAAACATCGCCGCCGTACTGCGTGCCGAGGGTTTCTTCGAGCCCTTCGACCTCGCCAAGGTGCCGAACGCGGCGAAGGCCTTCCCGCAGTTCGTCAACAAGGACGCCAAGGGCATCCGCGCCATCGTCTCGCCGATCGGGCTTGCCTATCGCACCGACATGGTGAAGACAGCCCCCACCTCCTGGCACGACCTCTGGGATAACCCCGAATTCAAAGGCAAGACCGGGCTCTATCAGATCGGCAACACCGGTGCGGTCCTGTTCCTGCGACTGGTCGCCGAGTTGTTCGGCAGCGGGCCGGACGATTTCGACACCGCATTCACCAAGATCAAGGAACTGCTGCCCTTCACACAGGCGTCATGGAGCGGCGAGGTTGCAACCGCCTTGATCCGCGGCGACGCCATCATCGCGCCGGTCGACTGGACCGAGATCATGACGCTGCAGGACAAGGGTGCGCCGGTTGCCATCGTCGCCCCCAAGGAAGGCGTTCTTGCCTTCGAGCAGTCGTTCAACCTGGTCGCGACGGGGGCAGAGAAGGACGCAGCTCACGCCTACCTGAACTATATCCTCGACGCCAAGGTTCAGCAGGACATGGCCAAGGCCTTCTACACCTCGCCGAGCAACAGCGAGTCGTCAATCGACGACACGATGAAGGCACGCACCCCGATCGTCGGCCCGCGCATGGCCGAGATCAAGAGCTATGACTGGGACAGCTACGTCGATAAGGCGGCCGATATTGCCGACCGCTGGAACCGGGAGATGGCGTAACGCCACCCCGCGATCAGATCGACGTAATGGCCGGGAGGGGCCCCCACCTCCCGGTCGCGAACCGCG comes from the Aminobacter aminovorans genome and includes:
- a CDS encoding FadR/GntR family transcriptional regulator yields the protein MEDAKQAVQATKSLAHQIATSLQQEIVQGTLSVEARLPSEAEIAQRFGVSQPTVREALKILAAKKLVRSKRGPNGGVFVNAPSLTAASQMLQEMTTWFVGLGVFGLSEIVEARLLLGRTCVQLAAERATTEDLETIEATLEAFERDDISDEEFCRLDVAFHHAIAQATGNNELRFIMLVVNDSLIPATNMISFRFRERGRVVSLHADILEALRARDGSAATAAFEELIAYQSSVYEKALSARQGDAAQRQEA
- a CDS encoding ABC transporter substrate-binding protein; translated protein: MKLTRREFAVGMTTAIASMTLPRLAAAQSPLVVPTYGGLWAKFWEEKLLPGLTTATGIQPQLDVGLGKDFVAKIRAGGGRSPYSIFMGNENIAAVLRAEGFFEPFDLAKVPNAAKAFPQFVNKDAKGIRAIVSPIGLAYRTDMVKTAPTSWHDLWDNPEFKGKTGLYQIGNTGAVLFLRLVAELFGSGPDDFDTAFTKIKELLPFTQASWSGEVATALIRGDAIIAPVDWTEIMTLQDKGAPVAIVAPKEGVLAFEQSFNLVATGAEKDAAHAYLNYILDAKVQQDMAKAFYTSPSNSESSIDDTMKARTPIVGPRMAEIKSYDWDSYVDKAADIADRWNREMA